CAAAGGAACAATTAAAAAATTTCATCAGTGAAAACAATATTCAATCTATTCCAGACCTTTATGCGTCATTAAAAAACCTTTTTAAAGATACTATCCAAGAAATGCTTGAAGCAGAGCTTTCTACAGAGCTTGGATATGAAAAGTATGAGAAGAAAGATAAAGATACTCCAAACTCAAGAAATGGATATACCCAAAAGACTGTAAAAACTCAATTTGGTGAAATGGAAATTGATATTCC
The Caldanaerobius fijiensis DSM 17918 DNA segment above includes these coding regions:
- a CDS encoding transposase yields the protein MSILTKEQLKNFISENNIQSIPDLYASLKNLFKDTIQEMLEAELSTELGYEKYEKKDKDTPNSRNGYTQKTVKTQFGEMEIDIP